The following are encoded together in the Acanthochromis polyacanthus isolate Apoly-LR-REF ecotype Palm Island chromosome 14, KAUST_Apoly_ChrSc, whole genome shotgun sequence genome:
- the LOC110951546 gene encoding insulin-like growth factor-binding protein 5 yields the protein MFLSFCLLVTFILGLSGCLGSYVPCEPCDQKALSMCPPVPVGCQLVKEPGCGCCLTCALSEGQACGVYTGTCTQGLRCLPRSGEEKPLHALLHGRGVCTNEKGYKPAHPPIDRESREHEDPITTEITEDLQPAKVPLLPKDIVNTKKVHAMRKEHKRKMGKLRSMGSTMDYSPLPIDKHEPEFGPCRRKLDGIIQGMKDTSRVMALSLYLPNCDRKGFFKRKQCKPSRGRKRGICWCVDKYGVQLPGTDYSGGDIQCKDLESSNNNE from the exons ATGTTTCTGAGTTTTTGCCTCTTGGTGACATTTATCTTGGGGCTGTCCGGCTGCTTGGGCTCATACGTTCCGTGCGAGCCTTGTGACCAGAAGGCGCTGTCCATGTGCCCTCCGGTCCCGGTCGGCTGCCAGCTGGTCAAGGAGCCGGGCTGCGGCTGCTGCCTAACGTGCGCCCTGTCTGAGGGGCAGGCGTGCGGCGTTTACACCGGGACGTGCACCCAGGGCCTCCGCTGCCTGCCGAGAAGCGGGGAGGAGAAACCCCTGCACGCCCTTCTCCACGGCAGGGGAGTGTGCACCAACGAGAAAGGATACAAACCTGCCCACCCGCCCATAG ATCGTGAGTCTCGAGAACATGAGGACCCCATAACGACAGAGATTACAGAAGATTTGCAGCCGGCTAAAGTGCCACTCCTTCCTAAAGACATTGTAAACACTAAAAAAGTCCATGCAATGCGCAAGGAGCACAAGAGGAAGATGGGCAAGCTGCGCTCCATGGGTTCCACCATGGATTACTCCCCTCTGCCCATTGACAAACATGAGCCTGAATTT GGTCCATGCAGGAGAAAACTGGACGGCATCATTCAGGGGATGAAGGACACTTCTCGTGTAATGGCTTTGTCTTTGTATCTTCCCAACTGTGACAGAAAAGGATTCTTCAAGCGCAAACAG TGCAAGCCATCTCGTGGCCGCAAACGAGGCATCTGCTGGTGTGTGGACAAGTACGGTGTTCAGCTCCCCGGCACAGACTACAGCGGAGGGGACATTCAGTGTAAGGACCTggagagcagcaacaacaacgaGTGA